The following proteins are co-located in the Wenzhouxiangella marina genome:
- a CDS encoding NADH-quinone oxidoreductase subunit M yields the protein MFDWPLLSLLVWIPIAGGAALIALGDRYPDLVRPLALITALVCLLLSIVVYAGFDVGTAAMQFEEKAVWIEAFDIHYHLGVDGLSLPLIMLTALIGVMVVIGGWTITDRPHQYLAAFLMLQGLMVGMFGALDALLFYVFFEAMLVPMFLIIGIWGGPNRIYATIKFFLFTFFGSVFMLIALIWMYLQGGSFAIADLHAMPIALDAQIWIFLAFLIAFAVKVPMWPVHTWLPDAHVEAPTGGSVVLAAVMLKIGGYGLVRFSLPITPDAAAELDWLVIGMSLVAIAYIGFVALAQSDMKKLIAYSSISHMGFVTLGLFLAFAIQRHSGELTGAGLGISGAMVQMISHGFISGAMFLCVGVLYDRVHSREISSYGGVANTMPWFAMFAVLFFMSNSGLPGTSGFVGEFMVILAAFHANFWFAFVAATTLLLGAAYSLWLVKRVFYGEVANDQVAALKDITAREWIMLTTLAVFVLGVGIWPYPLIEMMEASIQNLVAHIVQSKIG from the coding sequence CTGGTCCGCCCGCTGGCCCTGATCACGGCACTGGTCTGCCTGTTGCTCTCGATCGTGGTCTATGCCGGTTTCGACGTCGGCACGGCTGCGATGCAGTTCGAAGAGAAGGCCGTCTGGATCGAAGCCTTCGACATTCACTACCACCTCGGGGTGGATGGCCTGTCCCTGCCGCTGATCATGCTGACGGCATTGATCGGGGTCATGGTGGTCATCGGCGGCTGGACGATCACCGATCGGCCGCACCAGTACCTGGCCGCCTTCCTGATGCTGCAGGGTCTGATGGTCGGCATGTTCGGTGCCCTCGACGCCCTGCTGTTCTACGTCTTCTTCGAAGCCATGCTGGTGCCGATGTTCCTGATCATCGGTATCTGGGGGGGTCCGAACCGGATCTACGCGACGATCAAGTTCTTCCTGTTCACCTTCTTCGGTTCGGTGTTCATGCTGATCGCCCTGATCTGGATGTACCTGCAGGGCGGCAGCTTCGCCATCGCCGATCTGCACGCCATGCCGATCGCCCTGGATGCCCAGATCTGGATCTTCCTGGCCTTCCTGATCGCCTTCGCGGTCAAGGTGCCGATGTGGCCGGTCCACACCTGGCTGCCGGATGCGCACGTCGAGGCCCCGACCGGGGGTTCCGTGGTGCTGGCGGCGGTGATGCTGAAGATCGGTGGCTACGGTCTGGTGCGTTTCTCCCTGCCGATCACGCCCGATGCGGCGGCCGAGCTGGACTGGCTGGTCATCGGCATGTCCCTGGTCGCCATTGCCTACATCGGTTTCGTCGCCCTGGCGCAGAGCGACATGAAGAAGCTGATCGCCTACAGCTCGATCTCGCACATGGGCTTCGTCACCCTGGGCCTGTTCCTGGCCTTCGCAATCCAGCGCCACTCCGGTGAACTGACCGGCGCGGGCCTCGGCATCAGCGGCGCCATGGTGCAGATGATCTCCCACGGCTTCATCTCCGGCGCCATGTTCCTCTGCGTGGGCGTGCTCTACGATCGGGTCCACAGCCGCGAAATCTCGTCCTATGGCGGCGTGGCCAACACCATGCCCTGGTTCGCGATGTTCGCCGTCCTGTTCTTCATGTCGAACTCCGGCCTGCCGGGCACCTCGGGCTTCGTCGGCGAATTCATGGTCATCCTGGCCGCCTTCCACGCCAACTTCTGGTTCGCCTTCGTCGCCGCCACCACCCTGCTGCTCGGCGCGGCCTACAGCCTGTGGCTGGTCAAGCGCGTGTTCTACGGTGAGGTGGCCAACGATCAGGTGGCTGCGCTCAAGGACATCACTGCGCGTGAATGGATCATGCTGACGACCCTGGCGGTCTTCGTGCTGGGCGTGGGCATCTGGCCGTACCCGCTGATCGAGATGATGGAAGCCTCGATCCAGAACCTGGTCGCTCACATCGTCCAGTCCAAGATCGGATAA
- a CDS encoding GxxExxY protein has product MVDKDGDSELTGEIIGAAIAVHRELGPGLLESVYEVCLAFELEARGLNFERQVELPVVYRGHHLDCGYRLDMVVEGSVLLELKSTANLEPIHEAQLLTYLRLSGLQLGLLINFNVPVLKQGIRRRVL; this is encoded by the coding sequence ATGGTGGACAAAGATGGCGACAGTGAGTTGACCGGCGAAATCATTGGCGCTGCGATTGCTGTGCATCGGGAGTTGGGTCCCGGGCTGCTCGAGTCTGTTTATGAAGTGTGCCTGGCCTTCGAATTGGAGGCGCGAGGTCTGAATTTTGAAAGGCAGGTGGAATTGCCTGTCGTATATCGAGGTCATCACCTCGACTGCGGTTACCGACTCGACATGGTGGTCGAGGGTAGCGTTTTACTGGAGCTTAAATCGACTGCAAATCTGGAACCGATCCATGAAGCACAGTTGCTGACCTATCTGCGATTGAGTGGTCTCCAACTTGGTCTTTTGATCAACTTCAATGTTCCAGTCTTGAAACAAGGTATCCGGCGCAGAGTTCTTTAG